In Arcanobacterium wilhelmae, the following are encoded in one genomic region:
- the guaB gene encoding IMP dehydrogenase: protein MSNDPFGLVGLTYDDVLLLPNATDVIPSEVDTSAPLTKNITLKMPILSAAMDTVTESRMAIAMATLGGLGVIHRNLSIEDQAQHVAAVKAAPSGEVDPDVATLDPAGRLRVGAAIGYWGDAWERALALANAGVDVLFVDTANGEAALALEMIAKIKAAPEFAGVDVIGGNIATTEGAQALIDAGADGVKVGVGPGSICTTRIVAGIGVPQVTAVYLASLAAKPAGVPLIADGGLTHSGDIGKAIVAGASTVMLGGLLSGTDETPGETYQINGVSFKSYRGMGSLGAMSSRGRVSYSKDRYFQADVKSDEKIVPEGIEGQVQSKGPVEAVLYQLTGGLHQTMFYTGARTIAELAERGRFVRITSAGLRESHPHDVQITVKAPNY, encoded by the coding sequence ATGAGTAACGACCCTTTCGGCCTGGTTGGCCTCACGTATGACGATGTGCTCCTTCTTCCGAACGCCACGGACGTGATCCCGTCCGAAGTGGATACGAGCGCACCTCTGACGAAAAACATCACCCTCAAAATGCCGATTCTCTCGGCGGCAATGGATACCGTGACTGAATCGCGTATGGCAATCGCGATGGCGACGCTCGGTGGCCTCGGCGTGATCCACCGCAACCTCTCGATCGAGGATCAGGCCCAGCACGTGGCCGCGGTGAAGGCCGCCCCCTCGGGCGAAGTTGATCCCGACGTAGCAACACTCGATCCTGCTGGCCGTCTGCGAGTTGGTGCGGCGATCGGTTACTGGGGTGACGCCTGGGAGCGCGCGCTCGCGTTGGCAAACGCAGGCGTGGACGTTCTGTTTGTGGACACCGCGAACGGCGAAGCCGCCCTCGCTCTCGAGATGATTGCCAAGATCAAGGCCGCACCGGAGTTCGCAGGCGTGGACGTGATCGGTGGCAATATCGCCACCACCGAGGGTGCGCAGGCGCTGATCGACGCGGGCGCGGACGGCGTGAAGGTGGGCGTTGGCCCGGGCTCGATCTGCACCACGCGAATCGTTGCAGGTATCGGCGTTCCCCAAGTGACCGCCGTCTACCTCGCCTCCCTCGCCGCGAAGCCGGCTGGCGTTCCCCTGATCGCTGACGGCGGCCTGACCCACTCGGGCGATATTGGCAAGGCGATCGTTGCTGGAGCATCAACCGTGATGCTCGGCGGCCTGCTCTCCGGCACGGATGAAACCCCAGGTGAAACCTACCAAATCAACGGTGTGAGCTTTAAGAGCTACCGCGGCATGGGCTCGCTCGGTGCGATGAGCTCGCGCGGGCGCGTCTCCTACTCGAAGGATCGCTACTTCCAGGCGGATGTGAAGAGCGACGAGAAGATCGTTCCCGAAGGTATCGAAGGCCAGGTGCAATCCAAGGGCCCGGTGGAGGCGGTGCTCTACCAGCTTACGGGCGGCCTGCATCAGACCATGTTCTACACGGGCGCGCGCACGATCGCCGAGCTCGCCGAGCGTGGGCGCTTCGTGCGTATCACTTCCGCGGGCCTGCGTGAATCGCACCCGCACGACGTGCAGATCACCGTCAAAGCGCCGAACTACTGA
- a CDS encoding exonuclease domain-containing protein — translation MWTNNPIIGFDTETTGVDPHTSRLVTASVVLVEDGRTTRNYWLADPGVEIPEQAQRVHGISTEKAREEGRPVRDVLDEIADILCNHMQQGFVVVAYNASYDLTLMEEELARHGLATMAERLGREVGPIVDPFMVDKSCDRYRKGKRRLENLAQHYGVAQDDAFHNAEADVLATLRVLGAICRKYPDIAQMDLAELEKLQVETYNDQRDFFDRLNREKGRPTPPRGWPVARAQ, via the coding sequence ATGTGGACGAATAACCCGATTATCGGCTTCGATACGGAAACAACCGGTGTGGATCCCCACACCTCACGGCTCGTCACGGCGTCGGTAGTGCTCGTGGAGGACGGGCGCACTACGCGCAACTACTGGCTGGCGGATCCGGGCGTTGAGATCCCGGAACAAGCCCAGCGCGTGCACGGCATCTCCACCGAGAAAGCGCGTGAGGAGGGCCGGCCGGTGAGGGACGTTTTGGACGAGATCGCGGACATCCTGTGCAATCACATGCAACAGGGGTTCGTCGTGGTGGCCTACAACGCTTCGTATGATCTCACGCTCATGGAAGAGGAGCTCGCGCGCCACGGCCTCGCAACGATGGCCGAGCGGCTCGGGCGCGAGGTAGGGCCGATTGTGGATCCATTCATGGTCGATAAGAGCTGCGATCGCTACCGCAAGGGCAAGCGGCGCCTGGAAAACCTCGCACAGCATTATGGCGTGGCTCAGGATGATGCGTTCCACAACGCGGAGGCAGATGTTCTCGCCACACTGCGAGTGCTCGGAGCGATTTGCCGCAAGTATCCGGATATTGCTCAAATGGACCTGGCCGAACTGGAAAAGTTACAGGTGGAAACCTACAACGATCAGCGGGATTTCTTTGACCGGCTGAACCGCGAGAAGGGGCGTCCCACCCCTCCCCGCGGCTGGCCAGTAGCTCGCGCTCAGTGA
- a CDS encoding GuaB3 family IMP dehydrogenase-related protein: protein MANEIEIGRGKRATAGYSFDDIAVVPSRRTRDAADVSVTWQLDANYLEVPILGAPMDSVTSPSTAIELSRLGGIGVLDLEGLWTRYEDPTPQFEEIAAASEEEATGVLQRAYAEPIKPELITQRLRELREADAIVAGALSPQRTSQYWDVVADAGVDLFVIRGTTVSAEHVSSNAEPLNLKRFIYDLDVPVIVGGVASYTAALHLMRTGAAGVLAGFGGGATSANRRTVGVAVPMATTVAEVAAARREYMDETGGRYVHVIADGQISTSGDLVKAIACGADGVMLGTALARAEEAPGRGYHWGAEARHATLPRGERVAVGSAGSLETVINGPASDASGRTNLVGALKRAMAMTGYSDVKEFQRVSVSVGANR from the coding sequence GTGGCAAATGAAATTGAGATTGGGCGCGGCAAACGCGCCACCGCTGGTTATTCTTTCGACGACATCGCCGTGGTCCCCTCGCGCCGTACACGCGACGCGGCAGACGTGTCCGTGACCTGGCAGCTTGACGCCAACTACCTCGAGGTTCCGATCCTCGGCGCGCCGATGGATTCGGTCACCTCCCCGAGCACGGCGATCGAACTCTCGCGCTTGGGCGGCATCGGAGTGCTCGATCTGGAGGGCTTGTGGACCCGCTACGAGGATCCCACGCCCCAGTTTGAGGAGATCGCCGCCGCGAGCGAGGAGGAAGCGACGGGCGTGCTCCAGCGAGCCTACGCGGAGCCGATCAAGCCCGAGCTGATCACCCAGCGCCTGCGCGAGTTGCGCGAGGCGGACGCGATTGTTGCTGGCGCGCTTTCGCCGCAGCGCACCTCCCAGTACTGGGACGTTGTCGCCGACGCCGGTGTGGATCTTTTCGTTATCCGTGGCACCACTGTTTCGGCTGAGCACGTCTCCTCTAACGCGGAGCCGCTCAACCTCAAGCGTTTCATTTACGATCTCGACGTGCCGGTGATCGTGGGCGGCGTGGCCTCCTACACCGCGGCCCTGCACCTGATGCGCACGGGAGCCGCCGGCGTCCTCGCAGGCTTTGGCGGAGGCGCCACGTCGGCGAACCGCCGCACCGTCGGCGTCGCCGTCCCGATGGCCACCACCGTCGCGGAAGTCGCGGCAGCGCGGCGCGAATACATGGACGAAACCGGCGGCCGCTACGTCCACGTGATCGCCGACGGCCAGATCTCCACCTCCGGCGATCTCGTGAAAGCGATCGCGTGTGGAGCCGACGGCGTCATGCTCGGCACTGCGCTCGCGCGCGCCGAGGAAGCCCCCGGGCGCGGCTACCACTGGGGAGCCGAAGCGCGCCACGCAACCCTGCCACGCGGCGAGCGCGTCGCCGTCGGGAGCGCAGGGAGCCTCGAAACCGTGATCAACGGACCAGCTTCGGACGCCTCGGGCCGTACTAACCTGGTAGGGGCCCTCAAACGCGCCATGGCGATGACGGGCTACTCAGACGTGAAGGAATTCCAGCGAGTGTCGGTTTCGGTAGGTGCAAACAGGTGA
- a CDS encoding SulP family inorganic anion transporter → MKVLGDHGERVLTKEEIDDGQYAPTSVLQSFKYAFATPTRLRKEVIAGLTVSLAMIPEAIAFAIIAGVPPTAGLYASVVMCLAMAFVGGRPAVLTGVTSAVAIVTAPIGSAYGVDYMMATVLLGGLIQAVLGLVGVANLEKLIGRSVMLGFTNALGLMLMWTQAKVFTQGNWQVWVLAALGIAVMFVWPKITRALPGPLVTVVVLTVVTVLAGWRVPSVGDMGPIGGALPVPGLPAVPYTLETLQIIAPYSLAVAFIGIITSLMTAKLADDVVDSDSNKTHETIGLGIANMASGLFGGMAGCGMMGQTLISVREVGARTRLATLMGGVFILVLSLGLAPVVAAIPTSALAAVMLVIGIKTVHWGVMRPATIKFMPWTESIIMFATMVSAILTQNLAIGVGVGVVTAIIGFTRRITHMVRVETVLEEAPEGDGKIRTYTVHGQLFWISATSIMKRFNFDTRAHTIIIDLSDAEIWDASTVATLDAVTRKYHNRGKLVHIRGLRGSSLERLRKLSGHLD, encoded by the coding sequence GTGAAGGTTCTCGGCGATCACGGCGAACGGGTACTGACGAAGGAAGAGATTGACGACGGCCAATATGCGCCGACATCGGTGCTCCAGTCGTTCAAGTACGCGTTCGCTACTCCAACCAGGCTACGGAAGGAAGTGATCGCCGGGCTCACCGTGTCGCTTGCGATGATCCCGGAGGCGATCGCCTTCGCGATTATTGCGGGTGTGCCGCCAACGGCGGGGCTATACGCCTCGGTGGTGATGTGTCTGGCAATGGCGTTCGTGGGCGGGCGGCCTGCCGTGCTCACCGGCGTCACGTCGGCCGTCGCGATCGTCACCGCGCCGATCGGCAGCGCCTACGGCGTGGACTACATGATGGCCACCGTGCTCCTTGGCGGCCTCATCCAGGCCGTACTCGGGCTCGTGGGCGTGGCCAACCTTGAAAAGCTCATCGGGCGCAGCGTGATGCTCGGTTTTACGAACGCGCTCGGGCTGATGCTGATGTGGACCCAAGCGAAAGTGTTCACGCAGGGCAACTGGCAGGTGTGGGTGCTCGCCGCGCTCGGCATCGCCGTGATGTTCGTCTGGCCAAAAATCACTCGCGCGCTGCCCGGGCCGCTGGTCACCGTCGTCGTGCTCACGGTGGTCACGGTGCTCGCCGGATGGCGCGTGCCGAGCGTGGGGGATATGGGCCCGATTGGGGGAGCGCTGCCCGTTCCGGGGCTACCGGCCGTGCCCTACACCCTCGAAACACTGCAGATCATCGCGCCGTATTCGCTGGCGGTGGCGTTCATTGGGATTATTACCTCGCTGATGACGGCGAAACTTGCCGACGACGTCGTCGATTCCGATTCGAACAAAACTCACGAAACGATCGGGCTGGGAATCGCAAACATGGCGTCTGGTTTGTTTGGTGGCATGGCTGGGTGCGGCATGATGGGGCAGACGCTGATCTCGGTGCGCGAGGTGGGTGCGCGGACGCGCCTTGCCACGCTCATGGGTGGCGTGTTTATCCTGGTGCTCAGCCTGGGGCTGGCGCCGGTGGTGGCGGCAATCCCGACGTCGGCGCTCGCGGCTGTGATGCTGGTGATCGGTATCAAGACGGTGCATTGGGGTGTGATGCGTCCGGCCACGATTAAGTTTATGCCGTGGACGGAATCGATCATCATGTTTGCCACGATGGTCAGTGCGATCCTGACGCAGAATCTGGCGATCGGTGTGGGTGTGGGTGTGGTGACCGCGATTATCGGGTTTACGCGCCGGATCACGCACATGGTTCGTGTGGAGACGGTGCTCGAGGAGGCGCCGGAGGGGGATGGCAAGATCCGCACGTATACGGTTCATGGGCAGTTGTTTTGGATTTCGGCTACCTCGATCATGAAGCGTTTTAATTTTGATACGCGTGCGCATACGATCATTATTGATCTGTCCGATGCGGAGATTTGGGATGCGTCTACGGTGGCCACGCTCGATGCGGTGACGCGTAAGTATCACAATCGTGGCAAGCTCGTGCATATCCGTGGCTTGCGCGGTTCGAGCCTGGAACGCTTGCGCAAGCTCTCCGGGCACCTGGACTAG
- a CDS encoding DUF2087 domain-containing protein, protein MNSPLNASDTSVVKRARVVLAAIANPKFRHKLTQVLAGTCADTANLPFDWAHGEQIDTKLLRSTLAGLEGLLDEHLITRVERISIVPAREDELQALSAQLITTVFSRIAPRTKLSETELNAALAMFVSDVANVRRAAVDAGILQRTPDGREYYLAL, encoded by the coding sequence ATGAACTCGCCCCTGAACGCCTCCGATACCTCTGTGGTAAAACGAGCCCGCGTGGTCCTCGCCGCGATCGCAAACCCGAAATTCCGTCACAAACTCACCCAGGTACTTGCCGGTACCTGCGCCGACACCGCCAATCTCCCCTTCGACTGGGCACACGGCGAACAGATCGACACTAAACTCCTTCGCTCAACGCTAGCTGGCCTCGAGGGTCTCCTCGACGAACACCTCATCACCAGAGTCGAGAGAATCAGCATCGTACCGGCCAGAGAGGACGAGCTCCAGGCGCTCTCTGCCCAACTCATCACCACAGTATTCTCGCGAATCGCGCCACGCACGAAGCTGAGCGAAACTGAACTCAACGCGGCCCTTGCCATGTTCGTTAGTGACGTCGCGAACGTCCGCAGGGCCGCCGTCGACGCCGGTATCCTCCAGCGCACCCCAGACGGGCGCGAATACTACCTCGCCCTATAG
- a CDS encoding GNAT family N-acetyltransferase yields the protein MAVELITDATPELEKAFALLIPQLSKSSTPLDIEGLERILASDSLSLLAFRSETDGAIVGMLSLVMFEIPTGVRAWIEDVVVDEAARGQGAGRALVEAAVELAEKRGAKSIDLTSRPTREAANRLYQRSGFEMRETNIYRFKKA from the coding sequence ATGGCCGTTGAACTGATCACCGATGCCACCCCGGAGCTGGAGAAGGCGTTCGCCCTCCTGATCCCGCAGCTGTCGAAATCCTCCACCCCGCTCGATATTGAGGGCCTGGAGCGCATCCTCGCCTCCGATTCGCTCTCGCTCCTCGCATTCCGCTCGGAAACCGACGGCGCGATCGTCGGCATGCTCTCGCTCGTGATGTTCGAAATCCCCACGGGCGTGCGCGCCTGGATTGAGGATGTTGTGGTGGACGAGGCTGCGCGCGGCCAGGGCGCCGGGCGTGCGCTCGTCGAGGCTGCAGTGGAGCTCGCCGAGAAGCGCGGCGCGAAGTCGATCGACCTCACCTCCCGTCCCACCCGCGAGGCTGCGAACCGCCTCTACCAGCGTTCCGGCTTCGAGATGCGCGAAACCAACATTTACCGCTTCAAGAAGGCGTGA
- a CDS encoding acetate/propionate family kinase: MSVLVINSGSSSIKYQLVNPETGESLASGLVERIGEEMSALEHKVNGEKHTVEEPIADHGVGLKMVLDMFNTYGPKLEDAEIKAVGHRVVQGGKYFDKATIIDDAVQAKIEELIPLAPLHNAAHLKGIEVARELFDVPNVAVFDTAFFQNLPRESATYALDREVADKYEIRRYGAHGTSHMFISQTVSELLGRDDLKQIVLHVGNGASVSAVVNGKAVDTSMGLTPLEGLMMGTRTGDIDPAVVFHLARVGGMSIDEIDTLFNKKSGLKGLAGDNDMRMVWEKVEAGDENAKEAIEVYVHRIVHYIGAYAAVMGGLDVITWTAGAGENDDLLRAAVAERLAGFGIKIDAEKNSVRSKEARTISTEDSSVRVMVIPTNEELSIARQAMELI; this comes from the coding sequence GTGTCTGTACTCGTCATTAACTCGGGTTCGTCGTCCATTAAGTACCAGCTGGTGAACCCGGAGACCGGCGAATCGCTCGCCTCGGGTCTCGTCGAGCGCATCGGCGAAGAGATGTCGGCTCTCGAGCATAAGGTGAACGGCGAAAAGCACACGGTTGAGGAGCCGATCGCCGATCACGGCGTTGGCCTGAAGATGGTGCTCGATATGTTCAACACCTACGGCCCGAAGCTCGAGGACGCTGAGATCAAGGCTGTCGGCCACCGCGTGGTTCAGGGCGGCAAGTACTTCGACAAGGCCACAATCATCGACGATGCCGTGCAGGCCAAGATCGAAGAGCTCATCCCGCTCGCTCCGCTTCACAACGCTGCCCATCTGAAGGGTATCGAGGTTGCGCGCGAACTGTTCGACGTGCCGAACGTTGCCGTTTTCGATACCGCGTTCTTCCAGAACCTCCCGCGCGAGTCGGCCACCTACGCCCTCGATCGCGAAGTTGCGGACAAGTACGAGATCCGCCGCTACGGCGCGCACGGCACCTCGCACATGTTCATCTCGCAGACGGTGTCGGAGCTCCTCGGCCGCGACGATCTCAAGCAGATCGTGCTGCACGTGGGTAACGGCGCCTCGGTTTCCGCCGTCGTGAACGGCAAGGCCGTGGATACCTCGATGGGCCTGACCCCTCTCGAGGGTCTCATGATGGGAACGCGTACCGGCGATATCGATCCGGCCGTGGTGTTCCACCTCGCTCGCGTTGGTGGCATGTCGATCGACGAGATCGACACCCTGTTCAACAAGAAGTCGGGACTGAAGGGCCTCGCCGGCGACAACGACATGCGCATGGTGTGGGAGAAGGTCGAAGCTGGCGACGAAAACGCGAAGGAAGCCATCGAGGTGTACGTGCACCGCATCGTTCACTACATCGGCGCCTACGCCGCTGTGATGGGCGGCCTGGACGTGATCACCTGGACCGCTGGTGCAGGCGAGAACGACGATCTGCTCCGCGCCGCTGTGGCTGAGCGCCTGGCAGGCTTCGGCATCAAGATCGACGCCGAGAAGAACTCCGTGCGTTCGAAGGAAGCACGCACCATCTCCACCGAGGATTCCTCGGTTCGCGTGATGGTGATCCCGACCAACGAAGAGCTCTCGATCGCCCGCCAGGCGATGGAACTCATCTGA
- the pta gene encoding phosphate acetyltransferase — protein MTKSVYFTAAEGNSGTRTAALSFVKQLKADYPNLGVFRSFTNGPIEEDAAFIELLEAAGRVEDLDRAWGSSRQTYVNDEEEAMNQLVKRYTDYAEGFDAVLVLGILDGDPFNPGTLDRAGRATANLGTTMVLAVSGALRAPGQITTIAKLAKSVVTEEHSPVSAVVVTDAPAEFDQARFAQEVAPVIAFPDGGSRELTADMAATLKAAMEEESDVITPLAFQSRLISRARADRKRIVMPESSDDRILRAADELLRREVADIILLGEKDEVLARAGELGLDLSGASIVSISDPALVEKYATEFARLREKKGVTYEQAVETLKDLSYFGTMMVHMGDADGMVSGAVNTTANTIVPSFQIIKTKPGASIVSSCFLMLMEDRVFVYGDCAVNTNPTPEQLGSIAISSAETAQQFGVEPRVAMLSYSTGASGKGPDVDAVVEATRVAKEARPDLLIEGPIQYDAAVDKAVAAKKLPGSPVAGRATVFIFPSLSAGNIGYKAVQRSSGAVAVGPILQGLNKPVNDLSRGALVDDIVNTVAITAIQAQG, from the coding sequence GTGACCAAGAGCGTCTACTTTACCGCGGCGGAGGGTAACTCCGGCACCCGCACTGCAGCCCTCTCGTTCGTCAAGCAGCTCAAGGCTGATTACCCGAACCTGGGCGTTTTCCGTTCCTTCACCAATGGCCCCATCGAAGAGGATGCGGCCTTTATTGAGCTCCTTGAGGCCGCTGGCCGGGTCGAAGATCTCGATCGCGCGTGGGGTTCGTCGCGCCAAACCTACGTCAACGACGAGGAAGAGGCGATGAACCAGCTGGTCAAGCGCTACACCGACTACGCCGAAGGGTTCGACGCGGTCCTCGTCCTCGGTATTCTCGACGGCGATCCGTTCAACCCCGGCACGCTCGATCGCGCCGGCCGCGCCACCGCGAACCTCGGTACCACGATGGTGCTCGCCGTTTCGGGCGCACTGCGCGCACCCGGCCAGATCACCACGATCGCGAAGCTCGCAAAGTCGGTTGTGACTGAGGAGCACTCCCCCGTGTCCGCCGTCGTCGTCACGGACGCCCCGGCAGAGTTCGACCAGGCCCGCTTCGCGCAAGAAGTCGCGCCGGTGATCGCGTTCCCCGACGGCGGTTCGCGCGAGCTGACCGCAGATATGGCGGCAACGCTGAAGGCCGCGATGGAGGAAGAGTCGGATGTGATTACGCCGCTCGCGTTCCAGTCGCGCCTGATCTCGCGCGCCCGCGCCGATCGTAAGCGCATCGTGATGCCCGAATCGAGCGACGATCGCATCCTGCGCGCGGCGGACGAGCTGCTCCGCCGCGAGGTTGCGGACATCATCCTGCTCGGCGAAAAGGACGAAGTCCTCGCCCGCGCCGGCGAGCTCGGCCTGGATCTTTCGGGCGCCTCGATCGTGTCGATCTCGGACCCGGCTCTCGTGGAGAAGTATGCCACAGAGTTCGCTCGCCTTCGCGAGAAGAAGGGCGTCACCTACGAACAGGCCGTTGAAACGCTCAAGGATCTGTCCTACTTCGGCACCATGATGGTGCACATGGGCGATGCAGACGGCATGGTTTCGGGCGCGGTGAACACCACAGCGAACACGATCGTTCCGTCGTTCCAGATCATCAAGACCAAGCCCGGCGCTTCGATCGTTTCGTCGTGCTTCCTCATGCTCATGGAAGACCGCGTGTTCGTGTACGGCGACTGCGCCGTGAACACCAACCCCACCCCGGAGCAGCTCGGCTCGATCGCGATCTCCTCCGCTGAGACCGCCCAGCAGTTCGGCGTTGAGCCGCGCGTTGCGATGCTTTCCTACTCGACCGGCGCCTCGGGCAAGGGCCCAGATGTTGACGCCGTCGTGGAGGCTACCCGCGTGGCGAAGGAAGCTCGCCCGGATCTGCTCATCGAGGGCCCGATCCAGTACGACGCCGCTGTTGACAAGGCTGTGGCCGCGAAGAAGCTCCCGGGCTCTCCGGTTGCCGGCCGTGCCACCGTGTTCATCTTCCCCTCGCTCTCGGCTGGCAACATCGGCTACAAGGCCGTTCAGCGTTCCTCGGGCGCCGTGGCCGTTGGCCCGATCCTCCAGGGTCTGAACAAGCCGGTCAACGATCTGTCCCGCGGCGCGCTGGTGGACGACATCGTCAATACTGTTGCCATCACCGCAATCCAGGCGCAGGGCTGA
- a CDS encoding pseudouridine synthase produces MGTRRTERRRRRERGLRPPLRAGLGATSVVLPDAGPVLLAHWLEERFGPGSGEALARGDVFADFGEQLAPDAPYVPGQRVWLFRPVPDEPAEPIILPVVAETENWVAVDKPHGIATIPRGGYVARSAVVAARRQFSNDDLVPAHRLDAGTAGVLLLVKRPEVRGAYQRMFQGRHVEKEYEAIAPLVGELGQWRRVELRLEKEHGELAARVVDGEPNAITDLAPVEALGDGLARWMLRPHTGKTHQLRATLAAIGAPIAFDPLFPQVLSADAAQLAHPLQLLARTLEFHDPISGDQVKLVSNARLALG; encoded by the coding sequence GTGGGAACACGCAGAACCGAACGGCGTCGACGTCGCGAGCGTGGGTTGCGCCCGCCGTTACGCGCGGGGCTCGGGGCAACGAGCGTTGTCCTTCCCGACGCCGGGCCGGTGCTCCTCGCCCACTGGCTCGAGGAGCGCTTCGGGCCAGGAAGCGGCGAGGCGCTCGCTCGAGGCGACGTATTCGCCGACTTCGGCGAGCAACTCGCGCCCGACGCTCCCTACGTTCCGGGCCAGCGTGTGTGGCTGTTCCGCCCGGTTCCGGACGAACCTGCCGAGCCGATTATCCTGCCCGTCGTTGCCGAAACAGAGAACTGGGTGGCGGTGGATAAGCCGCACGGAATCGCCACGATTCCGCGCGGCGGCTACGTGGCGCGAAGCGCGGTGGTGGCGGCCCGGCGCCAGTTCTCTAACGACGATCTTGTGCCCGCCCACCGCCTTGACGCCGGAACCGCCGGAGTGCTCCTGCTCGTCAAGAGGCCCGAAGTCCGCGGCGCTTATCAGCGTATGTTTCAGGGGCGACACGTGGAAAAAGAATACGAGGCGATCGCCCCGCTCGTCGGAGAGCTCGGCCAGTGGCGACGCGTAGAGCTGCGGCTCGAAAAGGAGCACGGCGAGCTCGCGGCCCGCGTCGTTGATGGCGAGCCGAACGCGATTACCGATCTCGCGCCCGTCGAGGCGCTCGGCGATGGCCTCGCGCGCTGGATGCTGCGCCCACACACAGGCAAAACACACCAGCTTCGCGCCACCCTCGCCGCGATCGGTGCGCCCATCGCCTTCGACCCGCTCTTCCCGCAGGTCCTCTCCGCCGACGCCGCCCAGCTCGCGCATCCGCTCCAGTTGCTGGCGCGCACGCTCGAGTTTCACGACCCCATCAGCGGAGATCAGGTGAAACTCGTCTCGAACGCGCGCCTTGCTCTCGGGTAA
- the guaA gene encoding glutamine-hydrolyzing GMP synthase has product MQPVLVIDNGAQYAQLIARRVREAGYYSELVPHSWSGEKILAKNPAAILLSGGPSSVYEEGSPALATEILDAGVPVFGICYGFQQLAQAMGGTVEHTGTSEYGSTDVEMLADGVVTGEKGLHVNAWMSHGDAVTTAPEGFTVTARSAGAKVAAFENQERKIYGVQWHPEVKHSEGGQGMIENFLAAAGIEKNWNTSSIIEDQIAKIRAQVGDSYAICALSGGVDSSVAAALVHRAIGDQLICVFVDHGLLRAGEAEQVIRDYAGARGMRILAVDESERFLSALDGVSDPETKRKIIGREFIRSFEAAQARLVAEEGAEGRNIGFLVQGTLYPDVVESGGGDGTANIKSHHNVGGLPEDLEFALVEPLRDLFKDEVRAIGLELGLPENLVWRQPFPGPGLGIRIVGEVTRDRLETLRAADAIVRAEFTAAGMDREIWQCPVVLLADVRSVGVQGDGRTYGHPIVLRPVSSEDAMTADWTRVPYDLLAKISNRITNEVPDVNRVVLDVTSKPPATIEWE; this is encoded by the coding sequence ATTCAGCCTGTTCTTGTTATTGATAACGGCGCACAGTACGCCCAGCTCATCGCACGCCGCGTCCGCGAGGCCGGCTACTACTCTGAACTCGTCCCGCACTCGTGGAGCGGCGAGAAAATCCTGGCCAAGAACCCGGCAGCGATCCTGCTTTCGGGTGGGCCGTCGTCGGTGTACGAGGAGGGTTCGCCCGCACTCGCTACCGAGATTCTCGACGCCGGGGTGCCGGTTTTTGGTATCTGCTACGGCTTCCAGCAGCTCGCCCAGGCGATGGGTGGCACCGTGGAGCACACCGGCACGTCCGAGTACGGCTCCACCGATGTGGAAATGCTTGCTGACGGCGTTGTGACTGGCGAAAAGGGGCTCCACGTGAACGCGTGGATGAGCCACGGCGACGCCGTCACCACCGCTCCCGAAGGCTTCACCGTGACCGCCCGCTCGGCCGGCGCCAAGGTTGCCGCATTCGAGAACCAGGAGCGCAAGATCTACGGCGTGCAGTGGCACCCGGAGGTCAAGCACTCCGAGGGCGGCCAGGGCATGATCGAGAACTTCCTCGCTGCCGCCGGCATTGAAAAGAACTGGAACACCTCGTCGATTATCGAAGATCAGATCGCCAAGATTCGTGCCCAGGTGGGCGATTCGTACGCGATCTGCGCACTTTCGGGCGGCGTGGATTCCTCCGTTGCGGCTGCGCTCGTGCACCGTGCGATCGGCGATCAGCTGATCTGCGTGTTCGTGGACCACGGACTGTTGCGCGCCGGCGAGGCCGAGCAGGTGATCCGTGACTACGCGGGCGCTCGCGGTATGCGTATCCTTGCGGTGGACGAGTCGGAGCGTTTCCTTTCTGCGCTTGATGGTGTGTCCGATCCGGAGACGAAGCGCAAGATCATTGGTCGTGAGTTCATTCGTTCGTTCGAGGCCGCGCAGGCGCGCCTCGTTGCTGAAGAGGGCGCCGAGGGGCGCAACATTGGTTTCCTCGTGCAGGGCACGCTTTACCCGGACGTTGTGGAATCCGGCGGCGGCGACGGCACGGCCAATATTAAGTCGCACCACAACGTGGGCGGATTGCCGGAGGACCTCGAGTTTGCGCTCGTTGAGCCGTTGCGTGATCTGTTCAAGGATGAGGTGCGCGCGATTGGCCTGGAGCTTGGCCTGCCGGAGAACCTCGTGTGGCGTCAGCCGTTCCCGGGCCCGGGCCTCGGTATTCGTATCGTGGGCGAGGTGACCCGCGATCGTTTGGAGACTCTGCGCGCCGCGGACGCGATCGTGCGTGCCGAGTTCACGGCTGCCGGCATGGACCGTGAGATCTGGCAGTGCCCGGTGGTGCTGCTGGCCGATGTGCGCTCGGTGGGCGTGCAGGGCGACGGCCGTACTTACGGCCATCCGATCGTTCTGCGCCCGGTGAGCTCGGAGGATGCGATGACGGCCGATTGGACGCGCGTGCCCTACGATCTGCTGGCCAAGATTTCGAACCGAATCACGAACGAGGTGCCGGACGTGAACCGCGTGGTCCTCGACGTCACCTCCAAGCCGCCGGCAACAATCGAGTGGGAGTGA